One segment of Clostridium ljungdahlii DSM 13528 DNA contains the following:
- a CDS encoding helix-turn-helix transcriptional regulator yields MEILSLGEKIKRRRKELNMTLKDLAGDRITPGQISLVESGKSNPSMDLLEYLAGELNTSIEYLMESEETQAQKICTYFENIAESYIISGNLSQSEKYIEEAIYYSEKYSLQYEKAKNLYLKGTIYTARKEYPIAQQLLLSANVVFIKNNKYEEIIKTFISLGKITISMKSYHASSSYLQQAENVYKENNIGNDFLLGQIYYYTACINFKLENMEEAINYSYLANEKFRQIDNKEEYAKSLFLLAEEYNKKGDINNAIKYSKKTLNVYRKLEDVINTARIENNLGKLFGEFNNIEESFIHLNKAKELRMKCKDGKIVDTLINICENYIKLKDIINSKKVLEEIRDKIDEKNNKSLVYYYMMKFRINMIECNKKEAENTLIDALNFAIKMNYTKEAADISIKLGKFYEDSKMDKEAAKYLSEGVEIFKRIGILKEY; encoded by the coding sequence ATGGAAATACTTTCTTTAGGAGAAAAAATAAAGAGAAGAAGAAAAGAACTCAATATGACTTTAAAAGATTTGGCAGGGGATAGAATTACACCTGGACAAATAAGTTTGGTGGAATCAGGAAAGTCAAATCCTAGTATGGATTTGTTGGAATACTTAGCAGGTGAATTGAATACTTCCATTGAGTATTTAATGGAGTCAGAAGAAACTCAAGCACAAAAAATATGTACTTATTTTGAAAATATAGCCGAATCTTATATAATAAGTGGAAATTTGAGTCAATCGGAAAAGTATATAGAAGAGGCTATATATTATTCAGAAAAGTATTCCTTACAATATGAAAAAGCAAAGAATTTATATTTAAAGGGGACAATCTATACAGCGAGAAAAGAATATCCTATTGCTCAACAGCTTTTATTGTCTGCTAATGTTGTTTTTATAAAAAATAATAAATATGAAGAAATTATAAAAACTTTTATAAGTTTGGGGAAGATTACAATAAGCATGAAATCATATCATGCTTCCAGCAGTTATTTGCAGCAGGCGGAGAATGTATATAAGGAAAATAATATAGGAAATGATTTCTTGCTTGGACAAATATATTATTATACAGCTTGTATAAATTTTAAATTAGAAAATATGGAGGAAGCGATAAACTATTCTTATCTGGCAAATGAGAAGTTTAGGCAGATAGATAATAAGGAAGAATATGCTAAAAGCTTATTTTTACTTGCAGAAGAGTATAATAAAAAGGGAGATATAAATAATGCAATAAAGTATTCTAAAAAAACATTAAATGTATACAGAAAATTAGAAGATGTAATAAATACTGCAAGAATTGAAAATAATCTAGGTAAACTTTTTGGAGAGTTTAATAATATTGAAGAATCATTTATACATTTAAATAAAGCAAAAGAGCTGCGAATGAAATGTAAAGATGGCAAAATTGTGGACACACTTATAAATATATGTGAAAATTATATAAAATTAAAGGATATTATAAATTCAAAGAAAGTTCTAGAAGAAATAAGGGACAAGATAGACGAAAAAAATAATAAATCATTAGTATATTATTACATGATGAAATTTAGAATAAATATGATTGAGTGTAATAAAAAAGAAGCAGAAAATACATTAATTGATGCATTGAATTTTGCGATAAAAATGAATTATACTAAAGAAGCTGCAGATATATCAATAAAACTTGGAAAATTCTATGAAGATAGCAAGATGGATAAGGAAGCAGCTAAGTATTTAAGTGAAGGTGTTGAAATTTTTAAAAGAATTGGAATATTAAAAGAGTATTAA
- a CDS encoding helix-turn-helix domain-containing protein, whose translation MEILSTGEKVKRARIYKGYTLKELCNSKISISKMSCIENDKIKPEDWILEFLSDKLEISFEYLKLDIKNQIIKNIDDIEKKQDKKNYEKNLVYNFKFAERYNYDNICFRIIHLLFNYYLEKSELEKLYNIIVKYYEYLQKNFSKEKAILYYMDVGKYFFKTKEFSQAINYYDNVLDIAAETGSNELLGKITYNKIICFIALNDYEKAYELSDTITKFINMIDGDIKKAKVYHILAILSLKNDTEKFKVYEKKANEFYKDNLKDKSTSMVEYAEVMFTLNMSEKAVFYINEALKIHPKEHAEEFANFVIKIVGILIKNQIWDIVESICNIALDCSIKLNDIVLIERAYYYKALIFIKKGQLAEGEMYMNLSLDALSKFQTNICMYERYMEIGCMYYDMKKVQEALKYFNIAIDLKQKYNFL comes from the coding sequence ATGGAGATACTTTCTACTGGAGAAAAAGTTAAAAGAGCACGCATATATAAGGGATATACTTTGAAGGAACTGTGTAATAGTAAGATATCAATTTCTAAAATGAGCTGCATTGAAAATGATAAAATAAAACCAGAAGATTGGATTTTAGAATTTTTATCAGACAAACTTGAAATTAGTTTTGAGTATCTGAAATTAGATATAAAAAATCAAATAATAAAAAATATAGATGATATTGAGAAAAAACAAGATAAAAAAAATTATGAAAAAAATTTAGTATATAATTTTAAATTTGCTGAACGGTATAACTATGATAATATATGTTTTAGGATAATACATCTCTTATTTAACTATTATCTAGAAAAAAGTGAATTAGAAAAGTTGTATAATATAATTGTAAAGTATTATGAATATTTACAAAAAAATTTTTCTAAAGAAAAAGCAATCCTGTATTATATGGATGTTGGCAAATATTTTTTTAAAACAAAAGAATTTTCACAGGCTATAAATTATTATGATAATGTGTTAGACATTGCAGCAGAAACTGGTAGTAATGAATTACTAGGAAAAATTACATATAATAAAATAATTTGTTTTATTGCTCTTAATGATTATGAAAAGGCTTATGAATTGTCTGATACGATTACAAAATTTATAAACATGATAGATGGAGACATAAAAAAAGCAAAAGTTTATCATATTTTAGCAATACTTTCTTTAAAAAATGATACTGAAAAATTCAAAGTATATGAAAAAAAGGCAAATGAATTTTATAAAGATAATTTAAAAGATAAATCCACATCTATGGTTGAATATGCTGAAGTTATGTTTACTTTAAATATGAGTGAGAAGGCAGTATTTTATATAAATGAAGCATTGAAAATACATCCTAAAGAGCATGCAGAGGAATTTGCTAATTTTGTAATCAAAATAGTAGGTATTTTGATAAAAAATCAAATTTGGGATATAGTTGAAAGTATATGTAATATAGCTTTAGATTGTTCTATAAAGTTAAATGATATAGTTCTTATAGAAAGAGCATACTATTATAAAGCGTTGATATTTATAAAAAAAGGTCAGTTAGCTGAAGGGGAAATGTATATGAATCTTTCACTGGATGCTCTATCGAAATTTCAAACAAATATCTGCATGTATGAAAGATATATGGAAATAGGATGTATGTATTATGATATGAAAAAGGTTCAGGAGGCTCTTAAATATTTTAATATTGCCATTGATTTAAAACAAAAATATAATTTTTTATAG
- a CDS encoding undecaprenyl-diphosphate phosphatase, which produces MELLFIIKAAAIGVVEGITEFLPISSTGHMIIVGNLINFKAPTYNGAYIDMFEVVIQLGAILAIVVLYWDKIFNSLKNLKPGKWGFKLWLTILVAFIPAAVLGLRFNDLIKSKLFNPVTVACALVFGGFLMIYMENKYRKGNSTNTIENVNLVQAFKIGCFQCLSLWPGMSRSASTIMGGWVSGLTNVAAAEFSFFLAIPTMIAASGWSLIKVNVSMNISQIIALAVGFIVSFIVALVVVEKFINFLKRKPMRVFAVYRIFIGAIILILYFAKVINI; this is translated from the coding sequence ATGGAATTATTATTTATTATTAAAGCTGCTGCTATTGGAGTAGTCGAGGGAATAACAGAGTTCTTGCCAATATCTTCAACAGGTCATATGATAATAGTAGGAAATCTGATAAACTTCAAAGCACCAACATATAATGGTGCTTATATAGATATGTTTGAAGTAGTAATTCAGCTAGGTGCCATACTTGCTATAGTAGTACTTTATTGGGATAAGATTTTTAATTCGCTTAAAAATCTTAAACCGGGCAAATGGGGATTTAAACTTTGGCTTACTATTTTAGTTGCTTTTATACCTGCTGCTGTTTTAGGATTGCGTTTTAATGATTTAATTAAGAGTAAATTATTTAATCCAGTTACTGTTGCCTGTGCACTAGTATTTGGTGGTTTCCTTATGATATATATGGAGAACAAATACAGGAAAGGAAATAGTACAAATACAATTGAAAATGTAAACCTCGTACAAGCATTTAAGATAGGATGTTTTCAATGCCTTTCACTTTGGCCAGGAATGTCTAGATCTGCGTCCACAATAATGGGTGGATGGGTAAGCGGACTTACAAATGTAGCTGCAGCAGAGTTTTCCTTTTTCCTTGCTATACCTACTATGATAGCAGCATCAGGATGGTCACTTATAAAAGTAAATGTATCTATGAATATTTCTCAAATTATTGCTCTGGCAGTTGGATTTATAGTTTCATTTATAGTAGCGTTAGTTGTAGTAGAAAAGTTTATAAATTTTTTAAAGAGAAAACCAATGAGAGTTTTTGCTGTATATAGAATATTTATAGGAGCAATAATACTTATATTGTATTTTGCTAAAGTTATAAATATTTAA
- the clpB gene encoding ATP-dependent chaperone ClpB produces MNIDKLTIKVQNAMNEAQLTAVRYNHQQVDVIHMFSALVFEQDGLIPNIFGKMSVNLKSLVKETKDVLDKMPKVLGEGAQSSSVYATRRFEDVFLQAEKIAQKFKDSYISVEHVMLGIMEVHSSDVDGILKKFDITKDAFLEALSQVRGNQRVETQDPEGTYEALAKYGRNLVEEAKKHKLDPVIGRDEEIRRVVRILSRRTKNNPVLIGDPGVGKTAIIEGLAERIVRGDIPEGLKNKIIFSLDMGALIAGAKFRGEFEERLKAVLKEVQKSEGKIVLFIDEIHTIVGAGKTEGSMDAGNLIKPMLARGELHCIGATTFDEYRKYIEKDKALERRFQPVVIDEPTVEDSISILRGLKEKFEIYHGIRIHDSAIVAAAKLSDRYITDRYLPDKAIDLIDEACAMIRTEIDSMPTEMDNVKRKIFQLEIEKEALSKEKDTASMERLKAVEKELSNLKDRDNEMTAKYEKEKANITEVRNLKKQLDEARGQIEKAEREYDLNKIAELKYGVIPKLESTIDEKEQSIKENNEAAMLKEEVTEQEISQIVSKWTGIPVSKLVEGERQKLVKLEDELAKRVIGQKEAVTAVSNAVLRARAGMKDPKRPIGSFIFLGPTGVGKTELAKTLARTLFDSEENIIRIDMSEYMEKYSVSRLIGAPPGYVGYDEGGQLTEAVRRKPYSVILFDEIEKAHEDVFNIFLQILDDGRLTDNQGKVVDFKNSIIIMTSNIGSSYLLQNKSSNGIDKDVRDKVMSDMKFKFKPEFLNRLDDIIMFKPLNTEEIKFIIDIFLKDIENRLKEKNISIQITPKAKEVMAEEGYDPVYGARPLKRYIENILETSIAKKIINGDIYTGCKVRVDYENDKFKIEKL; encoded by the coding sequence ATGAACATAGATAAACTTACAATAAAAGTTCAAAATGCAATGAATGAAGCACAACTTACAGCAGTGAGATATAATCATCAACAGGTAGATGTGATTCATATGTTTTCAGCTTTAGTGTTTGAGCAAGATGGACTTATTCCAAATATATTTGGAAAGATGTCTGTAAATTTAAAATCTCTGGTAAAGGAAACTAAAGATGTATTAGACAAGATGCCTAAAGTGCTGGGAGAAGGAGCACAAAGTTCCTCCGTCTATGCAACTAGAAGATTTGAAGATGTTTTTTTGCAAGCAGAAAAGATAGCTCAAAAATTCAAAGATTCATATATAAGTGTAGAGCACGTAATGCTTGGTATCATGGAAGTTCACTCTTCTGACGTAGACGGTATACTTAAGAAATTTGATATTACAAAAGATGCATTTTTAGAAGCCTTGTCTCAAGTAAGGGGAAATCAAAGAGTTGAAACTCAGGATCCAGAGGGAACTTATGAAGCACTTGCAAAGTATGGGAGAAATCTCGTGGAAGAGGCAAAAAAACATAAACTTGATCCGGTTATAGGTAGAGATGAAGAAATAAGAAGAGTTGTTAGAATACTTTCAAGAAGAACTAAAAACAATCCTGTACTAATAGGTGATCCAGGGGTAGGAAAAACTGCTATAATTGAAGGTTTGGCAGAGAGAATTGTAAGAGGAGATATACCAGAAGGCTTAAAAAATAAGATAATATTTTCACTAGATATGGGAGCATTAATTGCTGGTGCCAAATTTAGAGGAGAATTTGAAGAAAGATTAAAGGCCGTATTAAAAGAAGTACAGAAAAGCGAAGGAAAAATAGTGCTTTTTATAGATGAAATTCACACCATAGTTGGAGCTGGAAAAACAGAAGGTTCTATGGATGCTGGAAATTTAATAAAACCAATGCTAGCAAGAGGTGAATTGCACTGCATAGGGGCAACTACTTTTGATGAATATAGAAAATATATAGAAAAAGATAAGGCTTTAGAGAGAAGATTTCAACCGGTGGTTATAGATGAACCTACTGTAGAGGATTCTATCTCTATACTTAGGGGGCTTAAGGAAAAGTTTGAAATATATCACGGTATAAGAATTCATGATTCTGCTATTGTGGCTGCCGCAAAGCTGTCAGATAGATATATAACAGATAGATACCTTCCAGATAAGGCTATAGATTTAATTGATGAAGCTTGTGCTATGATAAGAACTGAAATTGACAGCATGCCAACTGAAATGGATAATGTTAAAAGAAAAATATTTCAGCTTGAGATTGAAAAAGAGGCGCTTTCCAAAGAAAAAGACACTGCTTCAATGGAAAGACTTAAAGCAGTAGAAAAGGAACTTAGCAATCTTAAAGATAGAGATAATGAGATGACTGCTAAGTATGAAAAGGAAAAGGCAAATATAACTGAGGTTAGAAATTTAAAGAAACAGCTGGATGAGGCAAGAGGACAAATTGAAAAAGCAGAGAGAGAATATGATTTAAATAAAATTGCAGAATTAAAATATGGTGTTATTCCAAAACTGGAAAGTACTATAGATGAAAAAGAGCAATCTATTAAAGAAAACAATGAAGCTGCAATGTTAAAAGAAGAAGTTACAGAACAAGAAATTTCTCAGATAGTATCTAAATGGACTGGAATACCTGTTTCAAAATTAGTAGAAGGGGAAAGACAGAAATTAGTAAAATTAGAAGATGAACTTGCAAAGAGAGTTATAGGTCAGAAGGAAGCAGTTACAGCAGTTTCAAATGCGGTACTTAGAGCAAGAGCGGGTATGAAAGATCCTAAAAGGCCAATAGGTTCTTTTATATTTTTAGGACCTACAGGTGTAGGTAAAACTGAACTTGCAAAAACTTTAGCAAGGACTCTGTTTGATAGTGAAGAAAATATAATAAGAATAGATATGTCAGAGTATATGGAAAAGTATTCTGTTTCGAGACTTATAGGAGCTCCTCCAGGATATGTAGGATATGACGAAGGAGGTCAGCTTACGGAGGCAGTGAGAAGAAAACCATATAGTGTAATATTATTTGATGAAATAGAAAAGGCTCATGAAGATGTGTTTAATATATTCCTTCAAATATTAGATGATGGAAGGCTTACTGACAATCAGGGTAAGGTAGTTGATTTTAAAAATTCTATTATAATTATGACTTCTAACATAGGAAGCAGTTATTTATTACAGAACAAAAGCAGTAATGGAATAGATAAAGATGTAAGAGACAAAGTAATGAGTGACATGAAATTTAAGTTTAAACCTGAATTTTTAAATAGACTAGATGATATAATAATGTTTAAGCCCCTAAACACAGAAGAAATTAAATTCATAATAGATATATTCCTAAAGGATATAGAAAATAGGCTTAAGGAGAAAAATATATCCATACAAATAACCCCAAAAGCAAAAGAAGTTATGGCAGAAGAAGGTTATGATCCTGTTTATGGAGCAAGGCCTTTAAAAAGATATATAGAAAACATTCTGGAAACATCTATTGCAAAGAAGATAATTAATGGAGATATATATACAGGCTGCAAGGTAAGAGTAGATTATGAAAATGATAAGTTTAAAATAGAAAAACTATAA
- a CDS encoding type 1 glutamine amidotransferase, translated as MELNICHLYPDLLNVYGDLGNILILKYRAQQRGIDINVFNISLGDPFDSSKYDITLFGGGQDYEQSIVSEDLVKNKREGIVSYIEDGKVFLSICGGYQLLGKYYSTPDGQKLPGLDVLNIYTEGGSNRFIGNTVIYNEKYKETYVGFENHSGRTYIGDLEPLGKVIVGYGNNGEDGYEGCIYKNCFCTYFHGSLLSKNPELADRFISTAISKKYGDTKLDPLDDTLELNAKKFIIERETKTKSN; from the coding sequence ATGGAATTAAACATATGTCACTTATATCCTGATTTATTAAATGTATATGGAGATTTAGGAAATATACTCATATTAAAATATAGGGCACAGCAGCGGGGTATAGATATAAATGTATTTAACATATCTCTTGGAGATCCCTTTGACAGCTCTAAATATGACATAACTCTTTTTGGTGGTGGCCAGGACTATGAGCAGTCTATAGTATCAGAGGACCTTGTCAAAAATAAAAGAGAAGGTATCGTAAGTTACATTGAAGATGGTAAAGTATTTTTATCAATTTGTGGAGGCTATCAACTTCTTGGAAAGTACTATTCTACACCTGATGGCCAAAAACTGCCAGGTCTTGATGTACTTAATATATATACAGAGGGCGGCAGCAATAGATTTATAGGAAATACAGTTATATATAACGAAAAATATAAAGAAACTTATGTGGGCTTTGAAAATCATTCTGGAAGAACTTATATAGGAGATTTAGAACCTCTTGGAAAAGTAATCGTAGGTTATGGTAATAATGGAGAAGATGGATACGAAGGCTGCATCTACAAAAATTGTTTTTGCACTTATTTCCACGGTTCTCTCCTTTCTAAAAATCCTGAATTAGCAGATAGATTTATATCTACAGCTATTTCTAAAAAATATGGTGATACAAAACTTGACCCTCTAGATGATACCTTAGAATTAAATGCTAAAAAGTTTATAATAGAAAGAGAAACCAAAACTAAATCTAATTAA
- a CDS encoding YtxH domain-containing protein, which yields MRGKFVAGAVIGAAVGMMVVPELDRSKKRMIRKTSRYLRNTAGNMYGGVMNWMR from the coding sequence ATGCGTGGAAAGTTTGTAGCAGGTGCAGTAATTGGTGCAGCAGTAGGAATGATGGTAGTACCAGAATTAGATAGATCTAAAAAGAGAATGATAAGAAAAACTTCTAGATACTTAAGAAATACTGCAGGAAATATGTACGGTGGAGTTATGAATTGGATGAGATAG
- a CDS encoding amidohydrolase, whose translation MTQQNVKFLENSEDTEFNKKMKDIFEYFHQRPELSYEEYDTTKELAKLLREGDIDILDLPMKTGLVAEIKGKKGGPTIAIRTDIDALPITEETNLTYKSKNKGKMHACGHDFHMTTILGAAYLLKRDQKKLKGNVRILFQPAEESSHGAEEVIKTSALDGVQAIFGLHCNSDWDVGTLGINVGPVTAAVDRFEVEVTGKGTHAAHPELGTDPIVAASNIITALQTIVSRNMHPLNPAIVSVTHMESGHTWNVIPEKAYFEGTVRTLNEKDRELIPEKIKMISENIAEAYGAKANFNWYEGPPATNNDKDWTEVAISVAKKDGYQVKIISPKMGGEDFAYYQKTLSGTFVNIGVGKGESLHSPKFKIDELALEKSTKYFKNLAEQALIVLNSKRD comes from the coding sequence ATGACACAACAAAATGTAAAATTTTTGGAAAATTCAGAAGATACTGAATTTAATAAAAAGATGAAAGATATTTTTGAATATTTCCATCAGAGACCAGAGTTATCTTACGAGGAATATGATACAACTAAAGAATTAGCAAAACTTCTAAGAGAAGGTGATATAGATATATTGGATCTACCAATGAAGACAGGTCTCGTAGCTGAAATCAAAGGAAAGAAAGGTGGACCTACCATTGCAATAAGAACGGATATAGATGCTTTGCCAATTACGGAAGAAACAAACCTTACATACAAATCCAAAAATAAAGGTAAAATGCATGCTTGTGGTCATGACTTTCATATGACAACTATACTTGGTGCGGCTTACTTGCTAAAAAGAGATCAAAAAAAGCTTAAAGGAAATGTTAGAATTTTATTTCAACCTGCAGAAGAATCTAGTCATGGTGCTGAAGAAGTTATAAAAACTAGTGCACTGGATGGTGTACAAGCCATATTTGGATTACATTGCAATTCTGATTGGGATGTTGGAACGCTTGGCATAAATGTAGGTCCTGTGACTGCTGCTGTTGATAGATTTGAAGTTGAAGTTACAGGAAAGGGTACACATGCAGCACACCCTGAGCTTGGAACAGATCCAATAGTTGCTGCTTCTAATATAATAACAGCACTTCAGACCATTGTAAGTAGAAATATGCATCCTTTAAATCCTGCAATAGTAAGTGTAACTCATATGGAAAGTGGACATACTTGGAATGTAATACCTGAAAAAGCATATTTTGAAGGTACTGTAAGAACACTTAATGAGAAAGACAGGGAGCTCATACCTGAGAAAATAAAGATGATTTCGGAAAATATCGCTGAGGCTTACGGGGCAAAAGCTAATTTCAACTGGTATGAAGGACCACCAGCAACTAACAATGATAAAGATTGGACAGAAGTGGCAATTAGTGTTGCTAAAAAAGATGGTTATCAGGTTAAAATTATATCTCCTAAAATGGGAGGAGAAGATTTTGCTTATTATCAAAAAACTCTTTCAGGTACTTTTGTGAATATAGGAGTTGGAAAAGGAGAATCTCTTCATAGTCCCAAATTTAAAATAGATGAATTAGCTCTTGAAAAAAGTACAAAATATTTTAAAAATCTTGCAGAACAAGCTTTAATAGTATTAAATAGCAAAAGGGATTAA
- a CDS encoding polysaccharide deacetylase family protein: MKKPVYSIIYGIFIYLFVIACISLICKWDCVKYNFAEERKNIVLAKDNAPTYSKEVFLTFDDGPSVNNTTKILNILQQNGVKATFFIVGEKAKENPSILKQLSDSGMSIGVHTYSHNYKEMYSSLDAYLEDFRVCKNIIKNITGKDSIVFVRLPGGSDNLVASVSNLNIIKKTLKGNGMKYVDWNVVSGDADKRFVSKDIIKQNVIDGCKNKKIAVVLMHDSYYKTSTVEALPDIISYLKKEGFAFRTFDGITLEEEFRMTDKGIINR; this comes from the coding sequence ATGAAAAAACCTGTCTATTCAATCATATATGGTATTTTTATCTATTTATTTGTAATTGCTTGTATAAGCTTAATATGTAAATGGGATTGTGTAAAATATAATTTTGCGGAAGAGAGAAAAAATATTGTTTTAGCTAAAGATAATGCACCAACGTATTCTAAAGAAGTATTCTTAACTTTTGATGATGGTCCTTCTGTAAATAACACTACAAAGATATTAAATATATTACAACAAAATGGAGTAAAAGCTACTTTTTTTATAGTAGGTGAAAAGGCAAAAGAAAATCCTTCTATATTAAAGCAGCTAAGTGACAGCGGTATGAGTATAGGAGTACATACATATTCTCATAATTATAAAGAGATGTACAGCAGTTTGGATGCATACTTAGAGGATTTTCGAGTTTGTAAAAATATAATAAAGAATATAACGGGAAAAGATTCTATAGTATTTGTGAGGCTTCCAGGTGGGTCAGATAACTTAGTAGCAAGTGTAAGCAATTTAAATATTATAAAGAAGACTTTAAAGGGAAACGGAATGAAGTATGTAGATTGGAACGTGGTTTCAGGGGATGCAGATAAACGTTTTGTGTCCAAAGATATTATAAAACAAAATGTAATAGATGGATGCAAGAATAAAAAAATTGCAGTAGTTTTAATGCATGATTCTTACTATAAAACTTCTACAGTAGAAGCACTGCCAGATATTATAAGTTATTTAAAAAAAGAAGGCTTTGCTTTTAGAACTTTTGATGGTATAACTTTAGAAGAGGAGTTTAGAATGACAGATAAAGGAATCATTAATAGATGA
- the pckA gene encoding phosphoenolpyruvate carboxykinase (ATP): MNIDLSYLNINKYRNMYKNLSPSELTEFSIKRGEGFLSNKGALMINTGKYTGRSPKDRFIVNQESIRNKINWGNVNLSIEEDIFNKMYDKILNYISDKDIFVFDGFVGALKKYTLPIRVICERASQALFANQLFRRPTEEDLKCFTPEFNIISAPGFKAKGKEDGLNSDAFILVNFDKKIILIGGTSYSGEIKKSVFSVMNFLLPQKGVMPMHCSANIGQDNKTCLFFGLSGTGKTTLSADGERRLIGDDEHGWSNEGVFNFEGGCYAKTIRLDKEKESQIYNAIKFGTVVENVVADGNRVPDYNDARYTENTRAAYPINYIDNIEESGVGGNPETIIFLTADAFGVMPPISRLSKEAAMYHFMSGYTSKIAGTERGIIEPQATFSSCFGEPFMLMNPAVYAKLLGERIDKYNTQVYLVNTGWLSGGYGNGDRIKLSYTRAMIREALRGKFKDVEFVEHPVFKVMMPKRCPGVPDEILNPRNTWEDKEAYDETARKLALKFSKNFEKFKDVSEDIAKAGPEA; this comes from the coding sequence ATGAATATTGACTTATCATATTTAAATATTAATAAATATAGAAATATGTATAAAAATTTATCACCATCAGAATTAACGGAATTTTCAATTAAAAGAGGAGAAGGATTTTTATCAAATAAGGGAGCTCTTATGATTAATACTGGAAAGTACACAGGAAGATCTCCTAAAGATAGATTTATAGTTAATCAAGAAAGCATTAGGAACAAAATAAACTGGGGAAATGTAAATCTTTCTATAGAAGAAGATATTTTTAATAAAATGTATGATAAGATTTTAAATTATATAAGTGATAAAGACATTTTTGTGTTTGATGGATTTGTTGGAGCTTTAAAAAAATATACCCTTCCTATAAGAGTAATATGCGAAAGGGCATCCCAGGCGTTGTTTGCAAATCAATTGTTTAGAAGACCAACGGAGGAGGATTTAAAGTGTTTTACTCCTGAATTTAATATTATATCGGCACCTGGATTTAAGGCTAAGGGCAAAGAAGACGGTTTAAATTCAGATGCCTTTATTTTAGTAAATTTCGATAAAAAAATTATATTAATAGGGGGAACCAGTTACTCGGGAGAAATAAAAAAATCAGTATTTTCAGTAATGAACTTCTTGCTTCCACAAAAAGGAGTCATGCCTATGCACTGTTCTGCTAATATAGGACAAGATAATAAAACTTGCTTATTTTTTGGATTGTCAGGAACAGGAAAAACTACTTTATCAGCAGATGGTGAAAGAAGACTGATTGGTGATGACGAACATGGATGGTCTAATGAAGGTGTATTTAATTTTGAGGGTGGATGTTATGCTAAAACTATAAGACTTGATAAGGAAAAGGAAAGTCAGATATACAATGCCATAAAATTTGGAACTGTAGTTGAAAATGTAGTGGCAGATGGGAATAGAGTACCTGATTATAATGATGCTAGATATACTGAAAATACAAGGGCAGCATATCCTATAAATTATATAGATAATATAGAAGAAAGTGGTGTAGGAGGAAATCCAGAGACTATAATATTTTTAACCGCAGATGCTTTTGGTGTAATGCCACCTATATCAAGGCTTTCTAAAGAAGCAGCAATGTATCACTTTATGTCTGGATATACTAGCAAGATAGCTGGAACTGAAAGAGGAATAATTGAACCTCAAGCTACTTTTTCCTCTTGCTTTGGTGAACCGTTTATGTTAATGAATCCTGCTGTCTATGCAAAATTGTTAGGCGAAAGAATAGACAAGTATAACACTCAGGTATATTTAGTGAATACTGGATGGCTATCTGGAGGATATGGAAATGGAGATAGAATAAAACTTTCCTATACAAGGGCTATGATTAGAGAAGCTTTGAGAGGGAAGTTCAAGGATGTTGAATTTGTGGAACATCCTGTATTTAAAGTAATGATGCCTAAAAGATGTCCAGGTGTACCTGATGAAATATTAAATCCTAGAAATACATGGGAAGATAAAGAAGCATATGATGAGACAGCGAGAAAGCTGGCGCTGAAGTTTAGTAAAAACTTTGAGAAGTTTAAAGATGTTTCCGAAGATATAGCAAAAGCTGGACCTGAAGCTTAA